The Rattus rattus isolate New Zealand chromosome X, Rrattus_CSIRO_v1, whole genome shotgun sequence genome has a window encoding:
- the Ndufb11 gene encoding NADH dehydrogenase [ubiquinone] 1 beta subcomplex subunit 11, mitochondrial: protein MAARLLSLYARRLSVAAAIREVPAARVRWESSRAVIAPSGVERKRQREPTMVWQEDPEPEDENLYAKNPDFHGYDSDPVVDVWNMRAVFFFGFSIVLVFGTTFVAYLPDYRMQEWARREAERLVKYRELNGLPIMESNYFDPSKIQLPEDD from the exons ATGGCGGCCCGGCTGTTAAGCTTGTATGCTCGCCGCCTGTCAGTAGCGGCGGCGATACGAGAGGTCCCGGCTGCCCGTGTTCGCTGGGAATCTTCCAGGGCTGTAATCGCCCCGTCCGGTGTGGAGAGAAAGCGGCAAAGAGAACCGACCATGGTATGGCAGGAGGACCCAGAACCCGAGGATGAAAACCTCTACGcgaag AACCCAGACTTTCACGGTTATGACAGTGACCCTGTGGTGGACGTCTGGAATATGCGAGCTGTCTTCTTCTTTGGTTTTTCCATCGTCCTGGTTTTTGGTACCACCTTTGTGGCTTACCTGCCTGATTACAG GATGCAAGAGTGGGCCCGCCGGGAAGCTGAGAGACTTGTGAAATACCGAGAACTCAACGGCCTCCCCATCATGGAATCCAACTATTTTGATCCCAGCAAGATCCAGTTACCAGAAGATGACTGA